A segment of the Amycolatopsis thermophila genome:
CAGTTCCACCTCGAGGTCGCCGCCGCGTCCCAGTCGCCCCGGCTGACCCACCAGGAGATCCAGCTGCAGAGCGAGCGGGGCGCGCTGCTGTGGCTGCCGCTCGGGCACCACGATCCGGTGACGGCGTGCACCGAGCACCGGGCCATCGCCGCGGCGATCGCCCAGGCCGACGGCGAACTCGCGCGGAAGTTGACCGAGCAGCACATCCTCGACACCATCGACCGATTGGGTGAGGTGCATCTTGACCTACTCGGGTCCTAAGCTTCGACACCTCGACTACGCGAGGGGCGGCATGGTTCACGACGCGGTGACCGGTGAGGACATCGTCGAGGAGGTGTCCGGGATCGTCGAAGGCGTGTTCGGACGACTGGCACCGGTCGTCACCGCGGCCACCGACGTCCTCGGCAGGCCGGGCCCGGTCCGCGCGACCGAACTGGACGCGCTCCGGCCGCACGTGCTCGCCGCGCTCGGCGGCCGGGTGGTCGGGGCCGGGTTCATCGCCGCTCCGGACGCCCTCGCCGACCAGCGGTTCGGCTTCGAGTGGTGGACGTGCACCGCGGGGGGACCGCCCGCGCAGCTGTTCATCAGCCTCGACCCGGCCAGCGATCATTTCCTCGACTACACGCGGCAGTCCTGGTTCACCGTGCCGCGCGACTCCGGCCGCCGCCACATCACCGGCCCCTACGTCGACTACCTGTGCACCGACGAGTACACGCTCACCTTCACCGTCCCGGTCCGGCGCGCCGGCGTGTTCGCCGGGGTAGTCGGCGCGGACGTGTTCGTGCAGGAGGTCGAGCGGGCGCTGCTGCCGAAGCTGCGCCACCTCGACGGGCGGGCAGCCCTGATCAACGCCCAGGGCCGGGTGATCGCGGCGAACACCGCGCGCCAGGCGACCGGCTCGCTGGTGCGCGATCCGGACATCGCGTCCTGGTGGAACTCCGGCGCCCCGCCGGTGCGCGACGACACCACGGTGCTGCTCCGCTGCGGTGACGCGCCGATCGCCCTGCTCGTCAGGAAGCGCTGAACGCGGCCGACAACTCCCGGTGGGCGTCCACGAGGGACGGTCCGTACCAGGTCAGGTAGCGGCCGGAGACCAGCACGAACGGCACGTCCGGGAACGCCTCGGGCCCGTCGACGTCGGTGAACAGGTACGGCTCGTCCGGCAGCACCAGCAGGTCGGCCTCGCCCCTGGCGAACCGCTCCCGCAGCTCGTCGATCTTCGGCCGGGGGTACCGGTCTTCGTGTCCGCTGTAGACGTTGGCGATACCCAGCCGGTGCAGCACGTCACCGCCGAACGTGTCGCGTCCCAGGACGATCCACGGCTTGCGCCACACCGGCACGACCGCGCGCGCCCGCTCGGGCTTCGCCTCGCGCCACAGCTCCTCGGCGGTGACCAGCCAGTCCGGCTCGGGCAGTTCGAGCGCCTGGGTCAGCAGGCGCCGCAGCGACGCGAGGGCGTGCGGCACGGTGGCGGGGGCCTCCATCACCCACACCGGGACCCCGTTGGCGCGCAGCCGTTCGACGTCCTCGGGCCGGTTCTCCTCGGAGTTGGCCAGCACGAGGTCCGGGTTAAGCGCGAGCACGTCGTCGACCTTCGGGTACTTCGACCCGCCCACCCGCGGCACCTCGAGGCCCTCCGGGTGCGTGCAGTAATCGGTGGCGCCCGCGATCCGGCCCGGCGCGCTCACCTCGACCGCCTCGGTCAGGGCCGGCACCAGGGAGACCACGCGCCGGGGCACGCCCCGCCGCGGCACGTCCTCGCCGAGATCGTCGAACAGGGTCATCGGCCGCCCTCCAGGTGTTCCAGCAGGACGTGGCCGTGGCAGGGCAGCGGCGCGCACCAGCAGCCCAGCGCCCGCCCCGCCAGCTCCGGGAGCCGGTCCAGCAGGTCGGGCCGCCCCGCCAGGTACTCGCGGTAGTGCCGCACCATCGCCTCCCGGTCCTGCTTGGCCTCCTTGACGAACGGGTTCGCGAACGGCGACTCGGGCCACGAGTGCCGGTTGCCCTTGTGCCCGATGTAGGTGATCAGGTCGTGCTCGACGAGCCACGGCACGAGGTGCTTGTGCGGCCCGGACTTGCGCACGTTGACCAGCACCGCGTGCCCGTCCCGCAGGCGCCCGGCCAGCTCGCGTTCTTCGTCGGTCCAGTCGTCGGTCATGCCCGTTCGAACGACACCTTCCGCTTGTCGACGTCCACCGCCGTGAGCCGGACCGTGATGCGCCGGCCCTCCGGCAGGTTCTCCCCCGCGCAGCGCGCCATCACCGGCGGGTCGGCCAGCATGATCTCCGCCCGGTTCTCCTCCGCGCGCAGCACGACGGCCTCGAAGGTGTCCCCGGTGCGGTCGGCCAGCGTCCACGCCTCGACCTGGTCGAGGCAGGCCTTCTCGACGCGGGCGGCGAGCTGGTCCGAGGCGTTCATCAGGCCGGGCAGCACGGCGAGCGCTTCGCGCGTCCACACCGGTACCGGCTCGCCCGCGCTGATCGCGAGGCAGATCTCGGCGGCGAACCGGTCGGCCAGGCGGCGGATCGGCGCGGTGACGTGGGTGTACGGCGCGCCGATGCCGGCGTGCGTCACCGTCCCGGGCAGCTCGCCGTCGAAGCTCGTGTACCCGGCGCCGCGCAGCAGGCGGGTGGTGTCGGTGTAGAAGGCCATCGACTCCGGTTGCGCGGGATCGAGGCCGGCCAGCAGCTCGGCGACGCCGGTGTGCGCGGGCCAGTCGATGCCGAGCGCGCGGGCGGCGCCGCGCAGCCAGTCCAGGGTTTCCGCGTCCGGCTCGGGCAGGGTGCGCAGCAGGCCGATCTTCGCGTCGATCATCATGCGGGCCGCGGCCATGCCGGTGAGCAGCGAGATCTCCGCGTTCCAGGCCTCCAGTACCGTGCGCGGCCGCATGCCCAGCACCCAGTCGCCACCGTTGGCGCCGATGATCCGGTCCGGCAGCTGCGGTTCGACGGCGCCGCGGCGCACGGCCAGCTCGCGGCGCAGGGTGCCCAGTTCGGGCAGGGCGGCGATCGACGGGTGCGGCGCCGCCGGGTCGGCGCTGGCGTAGTCGAGCTGCTCGGTCGAGCGGACCAGTGCGCGGTGCACGGTGGCGCCGGCGAGTTCGCCGTCGCGGTCGAGGTCGAGGGTCCACAGCGCGGCCGGGCGGATCTCGCCCGGCAGCAGGCTGGCGGCACCCTCGGACAGCACCGGCGGGTGCAGCGGGACGGTGCCGTCCGGCAGGTACAGGGTCTGCCCGCGGCGGCGCGCCTCGCGGTCGATCGGGCCGCCCGGCGCGACGAACGCGGCCAGGTCGGCGATCGCGTAGTGGACCCGGAAGCCGCCCGCGCGCCGCTCGATCAGGATGGCCTGGTCCAGGTCCTTCGCGCCCGCCGGATCGAGCGTGACCAGGGGCAGGTCGGTGGCGTCCGCGCGGTCGGCGGCGAACTCGGACGGGTCGAGCACGACGGTCTCGGCCTCGGCGAGCACGGCCGGGTCGAAGTCCTCCGGCAGCTCGAACTCGGCGCGCAGCCGGGCGAAGCCGCCGTCCGCCGAGTTCGTGCTGGTCACCACACGGGGCACACCTAGACCCTAACCCGGTCCGCGCTCTCCGGTCGCCCGATCGGGGTTCGGCCACCCGGGTGTATCTTGCTCGGACCTCATCGAAAAAGGATATCGTTTTCATCTGGCTGAAGGGTGTACATCGTGAAAGTCGCCTTCGTCGGCAAGGGCGGGAGCGGGAAGACGACGCTGACCTCGCTGTTCGCCGCCTACCTCACCGGGTCCGGCTGCCCCGTGCTGGCCATCGACGCCGACATCAACCAGCACCTCGCCGTCGCCCTGGGCGCGTCCGCGGAAGAGGCGGCGGCGCTGCCCACGCTCGGCGAGCACCTGCCCCTGATCAAGGACTGGCTGCGCGGCGACAACCCGCGGATCACCAGCGCCGACGCGATGATCAAGACGACCCCGCCGGGTCGCGGGTCGCGGCTGGTGCGGCCGTTCGAGGACAACCCGGTGATGGCGGCGTGCTTCCGCGACGTCGCCGGCGTGCGGCTGGGCGTGACCGGCCGGTTCACCGAGGACGACCTGGGCGTCGCCTGCTACCACTCGAAGGTCGGCGCGGCGGAGCTGCTGCTGAACCACCTGGTCGACGACGCCGGCGAATACGTGGTGATGGACATGACCGCCGGCGCCGACGCGTTCGCCTCCGGTCTGTTCACGCGCTTCGACGTGACGTTCCTGGTGTGCGAGCCGACGCTGCGCAGCGTCGGCGTGTACCGGCAGTACGCCGAGTACGCCCGCGACTTCGGTGTGCGGCTCGCGGTCGTCGGGAACAAGGTCACCGACGACGAGGACGTGGAGTTCCTGCGCGAGCAGCTGGGTTCCGACCTCGTGTGCTGGCTGAGCGGATCCGGGCACGTGCGCGCCGCCGAGCGCGGCCGCGCCCGGCCGATCACCGCGCTGGAGCCGCACAACCTGGAGGCACTCGCCACCGCCCGGTCCACTGTGGATTCCGCTCCGCGGGACTGGGCGAAGTTCCACCGGCAGGCCGTCGAGTTCCACCTGCGCAACGCCCGGTCGTGGGGCAACGAGCGCACGGGTGCGGACCTGGCCGCGCAGGTGGATCCCGAGTTCGTGCCCGGCCCGCCCGCGCTGGCCGGGGCGTGAAGAAGAAATCGAAAGGAGCACGATGTCCCTCGATGTACCCGCCGACCTGCTCGCCCGCGCCGAATCCGGTGCGGTGACCGACGCCGAGTTCGTCGCCTGCGTGCGCGACTCGCTGCCCTACGCGTGGCAGGTGATCAGCACGGTGGCCGCGGACCTCGAGGGCGGCACCGGCGACTTCGCCGACCACGCGACCCCGCCGCCGAGCGAGAAGGAGCGCGGTCAGC
Coding sequences within it:
- a CDS encoding cache domain-containing protein gives rise to the protein MVHDAVTGEDIVEEVSGIVEGVFGRLAPVVTAATDVLGRPGPVRATELDALRPHVLAALGGRVVGAGFIAAPDALADQRFGFEWWTCTAGGPPAQLFISLDPASDHFLDYTRQSWFTVPRDSGRRHITGPYVDYLCTDEYTLTFTVPVRRAGVFAGVVGADVFVQEVERALLPKLRHLDGRAALINAQGRVIAANTARQATGSLVRDPDIASWWNSGAPPVRDDTTVLLRCGDAPIALLVRKR
- a CDS encoding helical backbone metal receptor, with translation MTLFDDLGEDVPRRGVPRRVVSLVPALTEAVEVSAPGRIAGATDYCTHPEGLEVPRVGGSKYPKVDDVLALNPDLVLANSEENRPEDVERLRANGVPVWVMEAPATVPHALASLRRLLTQALELPEPDWLVTAEELWREAKPERARAVVPVWRKPWIVLGRDTFGGDVLHRLGIANVYSGHEDRYPRPKIDELRERFARGEADLLVLPDEPYLFTDVDGPEAFPDVPFVLVSGRYLTWYGPSLVDAHRELSAAFSAS
- a CDS encoding DUF4326 domain-containing protein, coding for MTDDWTDEERELAGRLRDGHAVLVNVRKSGPHKHLVPWLVEHDLITYIGHKGNRHSWPESPFANPFVKEAKQDREAMVRHYREYLAGRPDLLDRLPELAGRALGCWCAPLPCHGHVLLEHLEGGR
- a CDS encoding RNB domain-containing ribonuclease — protein: MPRVVTSTNSADGGFARLRAEFELPEDFDPAVLAEAETVVLDPSEFAADRADATDLPLVTLDPAGAKDLDQAILIERRAGGFRVHYAIADLAAFVAPGGPIDREARRRGQTLYLPDGTVPLHPPVLSEGAASLLPGEIRPAALWTLDLDRDGELAGATVHRALVRSTEQLDYASADPAAPHPSIAALPELGTLRRELAVRRGAVEPQLPDRIIGANGGDWVLGMRPRTVLEAWNAEISLLTGMAAARMMIDAKIGLLRTLPEPDAETLDWLRGAARALGIDWPAHTGVAELLAGLDPAQPESMAFYTDTTRLLRGAGYTSFDGELPGTVTHAGIGAPYTHVTAPIRRLADRFAAEICLAISAGEPVPVWTREALAVLPGLMNASDQLAARVEKACLDQVEAWTLADRTGDTFEAVVLRAEENRAEIMLADPPVMARCAGENLPEGRRITVRLTAVDVDKRKVSFERA
- a CDS encoding nucleotide-binding protein, whose amino-acid sequence is MKVAFVGKGGSGKTTLTSLFAAYLTGSGCPVLAIDADINQHLAVALGASAEEAAALPTLGEHLPLIKDWLRGDNPRITSADAMIKTTPPGRGSRLVRPFEDNPVMAACFRDVAGVRLGVTGRFTEDDLGVACYHSKVGAAELLLNHLVDDAGEYVVMDMTAGADAFASGLFTRFDVTFLVCEPTLRSVGVYRQYAEYARDFGVRLAVVGNKVTDDEDVEFLREQLGSDLVCWLSGSGHVRAAERGRARPITALEPHNLEALATARSTVDSAPRDWAKFHRQAVEFHLRNARSWGNERTGADLAAQVDPEFVPGPPALAGA
- a CDS encoding SCO5389 family protein — its product is MSLDVPADLLARAESGAVTDAEFVACVRDSLPYAWQVISTVAADLEGGTGDFADHATPPPSEKERGQLLRALASDAIRGGLERHFGMKLAFQNCHRVAAFRPVAVDSDAYREFISPAGQLRNQSPALRDC